One window from the genome of Bdellovibrio sp. NC01 encodes:
- a CDS encoding DUF3943 domain-containing protein, whose protein sequence is MKAVFIALGVLLASTVSFANSYSATRKVVVSVGDLKENKSTLWKKEICAQVYMIANDIAEQGVDITCRSFDTDNFLDKDLPALQKNNSYHLRIIRDRNGEIGMDITNWSRRFQSDFTNLGWDFKNAAQGKVTKEQAFAKTVANVFYYIANEDAFRAALLVNGVEESERVKYDQDHGLFLDKSTGTPLTIDQAYSSFEDESPRKKNYLRAGIELGVVFSSGIAWYYKNLVYNAQDFDYGFREGIRKKLSGEAVLFDDNDKFANYGHVYAGVLYYNVARTNGAGALESFLVTFASSAAWEMFEYHEVFSINDQIMTPVGGYVMGEATYQLSCALLQKDSKVAKALGYTVNPVGALNYSMNKWKTGDKFSSQPDCAKERWSDVSVYLGVEKGSKPFVPNEKNTYIVGLNAQVVTIPNYNKTGEDQGLIFDTSLVNLKAENNGGEGMGDLKIIAQIVSAAYHKKSIDKDGRGDLRGYDLIVGLGTASTWNDRGTDKKGGNEDYYGTINILGASAHATIFYGGYKIKAEFGFYGDFAMVKSYALSPIEDTKNNPALATQASTVRKRGYYWGVGHSTLASISVEKGRWTVGYEGQVSSATNINGRDRKYDEVQDPLDFSDSFMSHRVYVMFKITRNLSIQLAHELSIREGSVSGFETRRGVEHRTFGVLVYKF, encoded by the coding sequence ATGAAGGCAGTCTTCATAGCCCTGGGCGTACTTTTGGCCTCGACAGTCAGTTTTGCGAATAGCTATTCAGCGACTCGCAAAGTGGTCGTCTCCGTAGGCGATCTTAAAGAAAACAAATCGACTCTGTGGAAAAAAGAGATCTGTGCACAGGTGTACATGATCGCCAACGACATCGCTGAACAAGGTGTCGATATCACGTGTCGTTCATTCGACACGGACAATTTCTTGGATAAAGATCTACCGGCTTTGCAAAAAAATAATTCCTATCACCTAAGAATTATTCGTGATCGCAATGGTGAAATCGGCATGGACATCACCAACTGGAGCCGTCGTTTTCAATCGGATTTCACAAATCTTGGATGGGACTTCAAAAATGCAGCTCAAGGCAAAGTCACTAAAGAACAAGCCTTCGCTAAAACTGTCGCTAACGTGTTTTACTATATCGCTAATGAAGATGCTTTCCGCGCCGCTTTGCTAGTCAATGGTGTCGAAGAATCTGAACGCGTGAAATACGATCAAGATCACGGTTTGTTCCTTGATAAATCCACGGGCACGCCGTTAACCATCGATCAAGCTTATAGCTCATTCGAGGACGAAAGCCCGCGTAAGAAAAACTATCTGCGCGCAGGTATCGAGCTGGGCGTGGTTTTCTCTTCTGGTATCGCTTGGTATTATAAAAATCTGGTCTATAATGCTCAAGACTTCGACTATGGTTTCCGCGAAGGTATCCGTAAAAAATTAAGCGGCGAAGCTGTGTTATTCGACGATAACGATAAGTTTGCAAACTACGGTCACGTCTATGCCGGCGTATTGTATTACAACGTCGCTCGTACAAATGGCGCTGGTGCGCTTGAATCCTTCCTTGTGACATTCGCATCTTCTGCGGCTTGGGAAATGTTTGAGTATCACGAAGTTTTCTCCATCAATGACCAGATCATGACTCCGGTTGGTGGTTATGTGATGGGTGAAGCGACTTATCAGTTGTCATGTGCTTTGTTACAAAAGGATTCAAAAGTTGCGAAGGCATTAGGTTACACAGTAAATCCTGTGGGTGCTTTGAACTATTCAATGAATAAATGGAAAACGGGCGACAAGTTTTCATCACAACCCGATTGCGCGAAAGAACGCTGGTCAGATGTTTCTGTTTATTTGGGGGTCGAAAAAGGCAGCAAACCTTTCGTACCAAACGAAAAGAACACCTACATCGTTGGCTTAAATGCACAAGTGGTGACGATTCCAAATTACAATAAAACCGGCGAAGACCAAGGTTTGATCTTTGATACTTCACTTGTGAACCTGAAGGCTGAAAACAATGGCGGCGAAGGCATGGGTGACTTAAAAATCATCGCTCAAATCGTCAGCGCCGCTTATCACAAGAAATCGATAGATAAAGATGGTCGCGGCGATCTTCGTGGTTATGATTTGATCGTTGGTTTAGGGACAGCTTCAACATGGAATGATCGTGGCACCGATAAAAAAGGTGGCAATGAAGACTACTACGGCACAATCAACATCCTTGGCGCCTCTGCTCATGCGACGATCTTTTATGGCGGCTACAAAATCAAAGCTGAGTTCGGCTTCTATGGCGACTTCGCGATGGTGAAGTCTTATGCGCTAAGCCCGATCGAAGACACAAAAAACAATCCTGCACTGGCCACTCAAGCCAGCACGGTTCGCAAACGTGGTTATTATTGGGGTGTCGGCCATTCGACTTTGGCTTCGATCTCTGTAGAAAAAGGGCGTTGGACTGTGGGCTATGAAGGTCAGGTTTCTTCGGCGACGAATATCAACGGTCGCGATAGAAAATACGATGAAGTGCAAGATCCTTTGGACTTCTCTGATTCGTTTATGTCTCACCGAGTGTACGTGATGTTTAAGATCACTCGCAACTTAAGCATCCAGTTGGCGCATGAGTTGTCGATCCGCGAAGGATCTGTCAGTGGCTTTGAAACCCGCCGCGGCGTCGAACATCGCACGTTCGGGGTTTTGGTTTATAAGTTCTAA
- a CDS encoding organic hydroperoxide resistance protein, translated as MSSLYTASATAVGGRNGTVKSSDGVLNLEVRIPKEMGGPGGAYTNPEQLFAAGYAACFDSALAFVARSQKVTLTSTSVNAEVGIGPNKTGGFLLTARLKVKIEGPDRETAQKLLEAAHQVCPYSNATRGNIEVSLELI; from the coding sequence ATGAGTAGCTTATATACTGCATCTGCTACAGCAGTTGGCGGCCGTAATGGTACAGTCAAAAGTTCTGATGGCGTATTGAATCTTGAAGTAAGAATCCCAAAAGAAATGGGTGGCCCCGGTGGCGCCTACACAAATCCTGAACAACTTTTTGCGGCTGGATATGCAGCATGCTTCGATAGCGCTTTAGCCTTCGTAGCTCGCAGTCAAAAAGTGACGTTAACAAGCACTTCAGTAAATGCCGAAGTCGGAATCGGTCCAAATAAAACGGGTGGATTTCTTCTTACCGCGCGCTTGAAAGTGAAAATTGAAGGACCCGATCGTGAAACAGCACAAAAACTTTTGGAAGCTGCTCACCAAGTATGTCCTTACTCGAATGCGACTCGTGGAAATATCGAAGTTTCATTGGAGCTCATCTAG
- a CDS encoding MarR family winged helix-turn-helix transcriptional regulator, which produces MNKKLKLENQLCFPIYAASRLITQMYAPHFKELDLTYPQYLVFLVLWEKAPQKVTEIANLLLLDTGTVTPLIKRMEQKGWVTRKRSKTDERAVEVHLTAEGRKLEEKFASIPDQLLCDVNCKKEELNSLRTQLNKFVVEMNKTLKGGLHE; this is translated from the coding sequence ATGAACAAGAAGCTCAAATTAGAAAATCAGCTTTGTTTCCCGATCTACGCAGCTTCGCGTTTGATTACGCAAATGTATGCGCCACACTTTAAAGAGCTGGACCTGACTTATCCGCAGTACTTGGTCTTTTTAGTGTTGTGGGAAAAAGCTCCACAAAAAGTGACGGAGATCGCAAATCTGCTGTTGCTTGATACAGGCACGGTCACTCCCCTGATCAAACGCATGGAGCAAAAAGGTTGGGTCACGCGTAAGCGCAGTAAAACTGACGAACGCGCGGTCGAAGTTCATCTGACTGCGGAAGGTCGCAAGCTTGAAGAAAAATTTGCGAGCATTCCCGATCAGCTTTTGTGTGACGTGAATTGCAAAAAAGAAGAATTAAATAGTTTAAGAACTCAACTCAACAAATTCGTTGTGGAAATGAATAAAACCCTTAAAGGAGGTTTGCATGAGTAG
- a CDS encoding metallophosphoesterase: MESTVAVESSDGSAVVAKPAPIKKIKVVVSDLHLGKGRLLPQGGLNSLEEFYYGEKLVEFIHYYSTGIYRDYEVEMIINGDFFNFLQCDYKGHFLSVITEAVTLEILKDIVKGHENVFKALAEFAAKPGNNITYIVGNHDQGMLWPACRAYLNQVIGAPVRFKNIVYFFDGVHIEHGHMHEAANRMDPKKFFLKKNLVEPILNLPFGSHFFLEVVLKIKQTYPHVDKIRPFGKMVRWALVNETMTMVRAFFMALGYFLRSAFVKDPRRHWPIKRIIQVILESAIFPDLSESARKILNDERVHTVVFGHTHVYQYRQWNENKEYFNTGTWTELTSLDIVSLGKITKLTYCLIEYPEDGGRPRGRLKEWKGYHRIEEDVAIS; this comes from the coding sequence ATGGAGTCCACTGTCGCAGTAGAGTCCAGCGACGGCTCAGCGGTCGTCGCCAAACCCGCGCCAATTAAAAAAATCAAAGTCGTCGTCAGCGATTTGCATTTGGGCAAAGGTCGTTTATTACCTCAAGGTGGTTTGAACTCCTTAGAAGAATTCTATTACGGCGAAAAGCTGGTGGAATTCATTCACTATTACTCCACAGGTATTTACAGAGACTATGAAGTTGAGATGATCATCAATGGTGACTTCTTTAACTTCTTGCAGTGCGATTACAAAGGTCACTTCCTTTCAGTTATCACGGAAGCTGTGACACTGGAGATCTTGAAGGACATCGTGAAAGGTCACGAAAACGTTTTCAAAGCTCTGGCCGAATTCGCGGCAAAGCCTGGTAATAATATTACTTATATCGTCGGCAATCACGATCAAGGCATGTTGTGGCCTGCGTGCCGCGCGTACTTGAATCAAGTTATTGGCGCGCCCGTGCGCTTTAAAAACATCGTGTATTTCTTTGATGGCGTGCACATCGAGCACGGTCACATGCACGAAGCCGCGAATCGTATGGATCCCAAAAAATTCTTCTTAAAAAAGAATCTGGTTGAGCCCATTTTGAATCTGCCTTTCGGTTCGCACTTCTTCTTGGAAGTCGTATTGAAAATCAAACAGACATATCCACACGTCGATAAGATTCGACCTTTCGGCAAAATGGTGCGTTGGGCGCTGGTTAATGAAACCATGACGATGGTGCGTGCGTTCTTTATGGCACTTGGTTACTTCCTTAGAAGTGCTTTTGTTAAGGACCCGCGTCGTCATTGGCCGATCAAACGAATCATCCAAGTCATCCTGGAAAGCGCGATTTTCCCTGATTTAAGTGAATCAGCGCGTAAGATTCTTAACGATGAGCGCGTTCACACGGTGGTCTTTGGCCACACGCACGTTTACCAGTATCGTCAATGGAACGAGAACAAAGAATATTTTAATACAGGAACATGGACGGAGCTGACTTCTTTGGATATTGTGTCCCTAGGAAAAATCACGAAGCTTACGTACTGTTTAATCGAATACCCTGAAGACGGCGGACGCCCGCGCGGTCGTTTGAAAGAGTGGAAAGGGTATCACCGTATTGAGGAAGACGTCGCTATCTCGTGA
- a CDS encoding glucose-6-phosphate isomerase, which produces MLEITQSSHQIPNELLQACQSSLKLFMERKEIGFPQLVERIQLWQQSHKHGADFAAKFKKLVVVGLGGSSLGTRVIAEVFNSKNMFFVDNVDALEFETLIEELGSLKDVAWAFISKSGTTIESLCALELLLQIYEEEKLDLSKHSIVISETKESSLTQWARKHQVPECEIPLDVGGRFSVLSPVGMFPAAFLGLDLEKIRVGAKRALLDTATVTQTMAQVIMSYQREEWITLLWSYNSRLKNFGGWYAQLWAESLGKNQTRAGGAAPRVSTPMAAIGASDQHSILQQVMEGTKDKFVMFMRSEESEGGSQKIHKTHFKETADLHGRTMGELLRAEALATQEALNQNGVATMTLKMKALDEETLGYLFMFWQLVVAGMGEYLKIDAFNQPGVELGKVLAKAKLKQH; this is translated from the coding sequence ATGTTAGAAATCACTCAATCCAGTCACCAAATTCCAAACGAACTTTTGCAAGCCTGCCAATCATCTTTGAAGCTTTTCATGGAAAGAAAAGAGATTGGCTTTCCGCAATTGGTTGAGCGCATTCAGTTGTGGCAACAATCGCACAAGCACGGTGCTGACTTCGCAGCCAAATTCAAAAAACTTGTCGTCGTCGGTCTTGGTGGTAGTTCGCTAGGGACTCGTGTTATCGCGGAAGTGTTCAATTCTAAAAACATGTTCTTCGTTGATAACGTTGACGCTTTGGAATTTGAAACTTTGATTGAAGAGCTTGGCAGTCTGAAAGATGTTGCTTGGGCTTTCATCTCTAAAAGCGGGACAACGATCGAATCATTGTGTGCCCTTGAACTTCTTTTGCAAATCTACGAAGAAGAAAAATTAGATCTTTCTAAGCACAGCATCGTGATCTCTGAAACAAAGGAAAGCTCGTTGACTCAATGGGCGCGTAAACATCAAGTTCCAGAGTGTGAAATTCCGCTGGATGTTGGTGGTCGATTTTCTGTTCTTTCTCCAGTCGGTATGTTCCCGGCAGCGTTCTTAGGCCTGGATCTTGAAAAAATCCGTGTCGGTGCGAAGCGCGCGTTGTTGGATACAGCAACTGTGACACAAACGATGGCCCAAGTGATCATGAGCTACCAACGTGAAGAATGGATCACTTTGTTGTGGTCGTACAATTCACGCCTTAAAAACTTCGGCGGTTGGTATGCACAGTTATGGGCTGAATCACTAGGTAAAAACCAAACTCGCGCCGGTGGAGCAGCTCCACGTGTAAGCACACCAATGGCTGCAATCGGTGCTTCTGATCAGCACTCGATCTTGCAGCAGGTGATGGAAGGTACGAAAGATAAGTTTGTGATGTTCATGCGCTCTGAAGAATCAGAAGGCGGATCACAAAAAATCCATAAAACACATTTCAAAGAAACAGCCGATCTTCACGGTCGCACAATGGGTGAGTTGCTGCGCGCCGAAGCTCTAGCAACGCAAGAGGCATTAAATCAAAATGGCGTTGCCACAATGACTTTGAAAATGAAGGCCTTGGACGAAGAAACTTTGGGTTACTTGTTCATGTTCTGGCAGCTTGTCGTTGCAGGAATGGGCGAATACCTAAAGATCGATGCCTTCAATCAACCAGGTGTGGAACTTGGTAAAGTCCTTGCGAAAGCAAAATTGAAACAGCACTAA
- a CDS encoding ROK family protein yields MKKQTYTIGFDLGGTKLAAALLTDKGEMLDFVKVPVDMKRENSAAKTQKRVIQLMADIALDFKKRFPKETSASVFKGIGLASAGPLNAAEGKLINPVNYPGWKIVPIRDLVEKEINKQGFKTKVFFQHDATAAALAEGWVGGAKGMASFAVVSIGTGIGSGIIFNHFPCQSQGMGSECGHLIADFNKLKNNPDKLHHCTVEGIASGTGLLRRAREMGFTGNSVEELVESKDPKYNVLYADMAWALATLCYDLSLTFNLEKIFISGGLIKIKHLYLKELKANYSKMIRQLNPMFECKIEIAKSKNHAGVLGAGYLPHLYSQKKS; encoded by the coding sequence ATGAAAAAACAAACTTATACGATCGGTTTTGACTTAGGTGGAACGAAACTGGCAGCAGCGCTTTTAACAGATAAAGGCGAAATGCTGGACTTCGTAAAAGTTCCTGTCGACATGAAACGCGAAAACTCTGCAGCTAAAACGCAGAAGCGCGTGATTCAATTGATGGCCGACATCGCTTTGGATTTTAAAAAACGTTTTCCTAAAGAAACGTCTGCTTCTGTTTTTAAAGGTATTGGCCTTGCGAGCGCCGGTCCATTGAATGCGGCTGAAGGTAAATTGATCAATCCTGTGAACTATCCAGGCTGGAAGATCGTTCCAATTCGCGATCTAGTAGAAAAAGAAATCAACAAACAAGGCTTCAAAACCAAAGTGTTCTTCCAGCATGATGCGACGGCTGCAGCTTTAGCTGAAGGCTGGGTTGGTGGTGCTAAGGGTATGGCTTCCTTCGCGGTTGTTAGCATCGGCACTGGTATCGGTTCTGGCATCATCTTCAATCACTTCCCGTGCCAATCTCAAGGCATGGGTTCTGAATGTGGTCACTTGATTGCCGACTTCAATAAACTAAAAAACAATCCAGACAAACTTCACCACTGCACTGTCGAAGGCATCGCTTCAGGAACGGGACTTTTACGTCGCGCTCGTGAAATGGGTTTCACTGGCAATTCGGTTGAAGAGTTGGTTGAATCTAAAGATCCAAAGTACAACGTTTTGTATGCGGATATGGCGTGGGCATTGGCGACTCTTTGTTACGATCTGTCTTTGACGTTTAATTTAGAAAAGATCTTCATCAGCGGTGGCTTGATTAAAATCAAGCACTTGTATCTGAAAGAACTAAAAGCGAACTATTCAAAAATGATTCGCCAATTGAATCCAATGTTCGAATGTAAGATCGAAATTGCGAAGTCAAAAAATCACGCGGGTGTTTTAGGTGCCGGATATCTTCCGCATCTTTATTCGCAAAAGAAATCCTAG
- a CDS encoding alpha-amylase family protein translates to MKKLSLCLSIFCLFFASFAAQAAPRTVFVQMFEWPWKDIARECELYLGPAGFSAVQVSPPHEHIVWEKHPWWERYQVASYKIESRSGNEAEFADMVKRCRRAGVDIYADAVINHMTGIPGGTAVGGTSFTHYDYPGIYDFNDFHHCGRNGNDDIVNYKDLYELQNCELVDLADLATETSKVQNTIAAYLNHLLDLGVAGFRIDAAKHIPAKDLKAIMSQLKRSAYVYQEVIYDPAGPISYADYTPIGDVTAYDYAHRLGAAIKDKKMDGLLHIGENFPASNDSIVFVTNHDLERTGDPYILKYSSEDQKLYRLAQIFMLAWPFGYPQVYTGYDFTNYDDGPPLNEQLRTLPVLSSQNQCTAPFTCEHRLPEVAAMVDFRNQTDGSFVVNNFWSNNTDQLAFSRGQKGFVAINFSGNQLPKEFQTGLPAGKYCNIVGASYNPNTHSCPNMIEVNAQGKANVVIQAYSAMVLLNRTTASQKKKAL, encoded by the coding sequence TTGAAGAAGCTAAGCCTTTGTCTTTCCATCTTCTGCCTGTTCTTCGCAAGCTTTGCAGCGCAAGCCGCTCCACGCACCGTTTTTGTGCAGATGTTCGAGTGGCCGTGGAAAGATATCGCGCGTGAGTGTGAATTGTATCTGGGCCCTGCTGGTTTTTCTGCCGTTCAAGTTTCGCCACCACATGAACACATCGTTTGGGAAAAACATCCGTGGTGGGAACGCTATCAAGTCGCAAGTTATAAAATCGAATCACGCAGCGGTAACGAAGCCGAATTCGCCGACATGGTAAAACGCTGCCGCAGAGCGGGCGTTGATATTTACGCTGATGCTGTCATCAATCACATGACAGGCATTCCTGGTGGCACTGCTGTTGGTGGTACAAGCTTCACTCACTATGACTATCCTGGCATTTATGACTTCAATGATTTCCATCACTGCGGTCGCAATGGCAATGATGACATCGTGAACTACAAAGACCTTTACGAATTACAAAACTGTGAATTGGTCGATCTTGCTGATCTTGCAACTGAAACTTCAAAAGTTCAAAACACCATCGCTGCTTACTTAAATCACCTTTTGGATTTGGGTGTTGCGGGTTTCCGCATCGATGCTGCGAAACACATTCCTGCTAAAGACTTAAAAGCGATCATGAGCCAGCTGAAACGCTCTGCTTACGTTTATCAGGAAGTGATCTATGATCCCGCAGGACCGATCTCTTACGCTGATTACACGCCGATTGGTGACGTGACAGCGTACGACTATGCTCACCGTTTGGGTGCTGCCATCAAAGATAAAAAAATGGACGGTCTTCTACACATCGGAGAAAACTTTCCGGCTTCGAATGACTCGATTGTCTTTGTGACGAATCACGATCTTGAACGCACAGGTGATCCGTACATCCTGAAGTACTCAAGCGAAGATCAAAAGCTGTATCGCCTGGCACAGATCTTCATGTTGGCGTGGCCGTTTGGTTACCCACAAGTTTATACGGGTTATGATTTTACGAATTATGACGACGGCCCCCCACTGAATGAACAACTGCGCACTTTGCCAGTATTAAGTTCACAGAATCAATGTACAGCTCCGTTTACATGTGAACATCGTTTGCCTGAAGTGGCAGCGATGGTTGATTTCAGAAATCAAACAGACGGTTCATTCGTTGTAAATAATTTCTGGAGCAACAATACGGATCAGCTTGCTTTCAGTCGTGGGCAAAAAGGTTTTGTTGCAATTAATTTTTCAGGCAATCAATTGCCAAAGGAATTCCAAACCGGTCTTCCTGCTGGCAAGTACTGCAATATCGTTGGCGCTTCATACAACCCGAACACTCATTCATGTCCTAATATGATTGAAGTGAATGCTCAGGGTAAGGCCAACGTTGTTATCCAAGCTTACTCAGCAATGGTTCTTTTAAACCGCACGACTGCATCACAGAAGAAAAAAGCACTATGA
- a CDS encoding ABC transporter ATP-binding protein — protein sequence MASIEFAKCEKSFGAAKILKGIDLQISSGEFLVLVGPSGCGKSTLLRTLAGLETLDAGQIKIEGKVINNIEPQNRDIAMVFQSYALYPHMTVEENMGFSLKLQGLNPAEISSRTKEIADLLQISHLLARKPKELSGGQRQRVALGRALTRQTPVILFDEPLSNLDAHLRSQMRVEIKRLHQQLKSTMIYVTHDQMEATTMGDRIAVLKDGVIEQVGTPSEIYHKPKNMFIASFIGSPEMNFIEGDIVKRLPWSEAQKSDQVLGVRPEAFKVKEGALTQNEVELGSFKIELSENLGGQQMLHGQLGNQSVRILVDSQANFSTGQSVPLKIDLTKAHLFDKKTGLNQRL from the coding sequence ATGGCTTCAATTGAATTTGCAAAATGCGAAAAAAGCTTTGGCGCGGCAAAAATTCTTAAAGGAATTGATCTGCAAATCTCTTCAGGAGAATTCCTGGTTCTTGTCGGACCTTCTGGTTGCGGTAAATCAACTTTGTTACGTACTCTTGCGGGCCTTGAAACATTGGATGCCGGTCAGATTAAGATCGAAGGCAAGGTCATTAATAATATCGAACCGCAAAACCGTGACATCGCAATGGTATTCCAAAGCTATGCGCTTTACCCGCACATGACCGTTGAAGAAAACATGGGCTTCAGCTTGAAACTACAAGGTCTGAATCCTGCAGAAATTTCTTCGCGCACGAAAGAGATCGCGGATCTTTTGCAGATCTCTCACCTGCTGGCTCGCAAACCCAAAGAACTTTCTGGCGGTCAACGTCAGCGTGTTGCCTTAGGGCGTGCATTGACTCGTCAAACGCCGGTGATTTTATTCGATGAACCGCTTTCGAATCTGGATGCCCATCTTCGTTCGCAAATGCGTGTGGAAATCAAACGTCTTCACCAACAACTTAAAAGCACCATGATTTATGTTACACATGATCAAATGGAAGCAACGACAATGGGTGATCGTATCGCTGTTTTGAAAGACGGCGTGATCGAGCAAGTGGGAACTCCTTCCGAGATTTATCACAAGCCTAAGAACATGTTCATCGCAAGTTTCATTGGCTCCCCTGAAATGAACTTCATTGAAGGCGATATCGTGAAAAGACTTCCATGGTCTGAAGCCCAAAAATCCGATCAGGTTTTGGGAGTTCGCCCAGAAGCCTTTAAAGTGAAAGAGGGCGCTTTAACCCAGAATGAAGTGGAATTAGGTAGCTTTAAAATCGAGCTGTCAGAAAATTTAGGCGGCCAACAAATGCTGCACGGTCAGTTAGGGAACCAAAGTGTGAGAATCCTCGTCGATTCACAGGCTAATTTTTCCACGGGTCAGTCGGTTCCTTTGAAGATCGACCTGACAAAGGCACACCTGTTTGATAAAAAAACGGGCCTGAATCAACGCCTTTAG
- a CDS encoding sugar ABC transporter permease: MIKKAFAWFSILLFAAFSLYPILYVISVSLRGDNAFQTQSLEIIGPNSTLKNFWALFVETDFLLWLRNSLLISAVTTFVGVALASTSAYALSRYRFRGRNMMLFSLLTTQMFPATMLMLPFFVILSKLHLIDSFIGLFVIYSSTALPFCIWQMKAYYDTIPKELEEAALLDGCSKWMIFTKIILPVSSPALVITALFSFMNSWSEYVIAAVVLQDPQLYTLPLGLRSFQASLATQWGLYAAGALIVSVPALILFISISRYLVSGLTMGSVKG, from the coding sequence ATGATTAAAAAAGCTTTTGCTTGGTTTAGCATTTTATTGTTTGCAGCGTTTTCGTTGTATCCAATCCTTTATGTGATTTCAGTTTCTTTGCGTGGTGACAACGCTTTCCAAACGCAGTCACTGGAAATCATTGGACCGAATTCAACGTTAAAGAATTTCTGGGCCTTGTTTGTGGAAACGGATTTCTTGTTGTGGCTGCGTAACTCGTTGTTGATCAGTGCCGTGACGACTTTTGTTGGTGTGGCGTTGGCATCGACAAGCGCCTATGCGCTGTCTCGCTATCGTTTCCGTGGCAGAAATATGATGTTGTTTTCATTGTTAACGACACAGATGTTTCCAGCGACGATGCTGATGCTGCCTTTTTTTGTGATTCTTTCTAAACTTCACTTGATCGACAGCTTCATTGGCTTGTTTGTGATTTATTCGTCGACGGCTTTGCCATTCTGTATCTGGCAGATGAAAGCCTATTACGACACTATCCCGAAGGAGCTTGAAGAAGCAGCTTTGTTGGATGGCTGTTCAAAGTGGATGATCTTTACGAAAATTATTTTACCCGTGTCATCACCCGCTTTGGTTATCACGGCTTTATTCAGCTTCATGAATAGCTGGAGCGAATACGTGATTGCGGCGGTGGTATTACAGGACCCACAACTTTATACATTGCCGTTGGGGCTTCGCTCTTTCCAGGCAAGTCTTGCAACGCAATGGGGTTTGTATGCAGCGGGCGCATTGATCGTCAGCGTTCCTGCTTTGATTTTGTTTATTAGTATCAGTCGTTATCTGGTTTCAGGTTTAACGATGGGCAGTGTGAAGGGTTAG